The segment tactTTATGtaattcagatttttttaaattaatatttatatttgggCATATTCTTTTTTATGCTGTATCTTTTCGAAAGATAagtttaaagtttattaatttGAGATATTATATAGGGGGAAATGTGTGTATGTATGTGGCCACTTATGTGACGTTTCTATAATTGTAACTtgagaaaatagtaaaataaaaaacaaagcaAGTAACTCTCCTGGTCACGTGTCGTTgtcctatatattattttggcGAATTTTCTCAATTCTCATATCAACTAAGCTTTAAATTTACTTTCTGTTTCTATTTATTGTTTTTCCACAATAGGAAGTCTGCTAAAACATCTACTGTAAAGTATAGTCACGTGAAGTAAAACTATTTGGTATCcacatatatgaatatatgatatATGCATGAATGTGATCATATCCACATTTTGCAGAGATTCAGCATCTAAAACATAAGCTAGCAAGTCACTCGAACCCGGAACGCTAGGCTTTACAAATTACAAGTCATATCtgataatatgttttttttaattgaataacCTTTACTACAAAGTATCACTATGATCGTATATCATTTTTACATAATGTAATTTGGTTTCTTATGGTTCTCTTATTTCAACCAAAAAAACTTATCTGTTGACTAATGCGGTGTTGTCACTCATTAGTAACTATAATCAAGATAAACCAATGAATAGAATAGGATAACttttattattgaatatatCAATTAGtctttttctcttgttttgCGTTTACCAAATACTAGTTCAGTTCTAGAACTACTTTAATGAAGGGGTTGGGTTGAGACAAGACTTGTTGGTGTGGTTAAGAAAGTTTGTTACTGGATCCTAataaatactaattaaatacaaataatgaacttaaaaaaatacaaataatgaAGTTGGTGATTAGAATATCATTGATTAATGATTTGGTCAATTAAACTTCAAAGGTTGACTCCTTTCAACCATACGTAGCTtgtaagaagaaaaataaaccaGAAAGGTTGGTACCACGGTACGTAACATCGTTATTGGCTATTTACTTCTAAAATTAAGGAATAGTACCTTTTTTTATTACGGCACACACTTACGTATCACGTAAAAGTTGAATTAAGATCGTAGCATGGTTGAAATTACTAGACTGGTTGCTAATAAAATCtattaatttgtttgtttttttttgagaaataaaatCTATTAATTTGTTTTACCATGTATTCATGCAAAATTACAATTAGAGGAGAAACCGATTttataagttacaaaaaaaaaaaaaaaaaaaaaaagaaaccgaTTTTATAATACACAATATGTTTTCTGAATTAACTTATAAGAGAAATATCAAATCAGTGTAGTATTTTCAAGTTTTATATATTACCTacttaaattaaatgaaataatgcaattattagcaaaaaaaaaatagagcatgaagatttttttcaatgaaaaaaatataaatatatatatttgtgatgAAGCTATATAACAATGGCTGCAACTGTCTATCACAGAAAAGGCTAACAAAACGGtcacaaaccaaaaaaaaaaaaaagacaaccgacaaaaaaaaaagacagttcATTTGTTATTGAGAAAGTGTTAATCTTTTCGCACATTCTTGTctgatcttcttctttcttccgAATCTCTCTGAGGAGTTTCGATTCAGTTTCGTAGTTGTTTGGTGATCAACGACCGGATCTGCTCGAAGTAGCCGACAATCTCATCTCAAACAAGCATTCTCAAAAGTCTCCACCTTTTGATTGGATTTGCTGCTTACTTTACTTTTGAGCTCCAAGGATCGCCATTGCAGAGCTTCCTTGTAACTTGAAGAGTTAGCTTCCAACTCTACAATCAAAATTGAGATCTGGGTTCTTGCTGCTTGTAGCTCATAGTGAGAGAGTTGTCATCGGTTGTTCATAAACTCAGATTAGTGTCTTTTCTCCTAAAAACTTTATTAAGCTTAGAATCTGTTTGATGAAATCCCCCCCCCCCCTGTGAGGAAGTTATAGGCATTTAGAAATGTGTAAAGCGGAGAAGTCTCTATACCAGAGGAAGCTGTGGGAGATGAAGGTTAAGTTCCTAGGAGGAGGAGATAGCAGCAAGATTGACAAGTTCAAGAACTCCCTTGTTTCCAAGTCTCGTATGAGCCTTTGGATGATTCGTGCTATGACCGTATTGTTGCTATGGAGCTGTTTTGTTCATTTGGTGGCAGTGGGAGGGATGTGGGGACCAAGATTGTTGAAAGGCTGGCCTTCTTGTTTCAATCACCATCATGACTTCCCAATGGCTGCTGCTGCACAAGAATTGGCTTCTCTTCCCATCAAAATAGCCCTCCCTCCTAAAAGTAAAGCTCATCTTTCTTTCTCGTCATGTAGCTGATACTGCAACAGTCTTGTGAATGTTTTAGATCTTTTATACATTTTTGTGCTCTGACTTAGGGATATATCACAACAATGGCTATCTTATGGTTTCTTGCAATGGAGGACTCAACCAAATGCGAGCTGCGGTACAAAGATCATAACTAATCTTATTGCCTTGTCATATAATCCTTACCAAAAAGCTTAGATATGACTTTGGGACACTGTTTTTTTTGTCTCCTTCAGATATGTGATATGGTGACTATTGCAAGATACATGAATGTCACACTTATAGTCCCGGAGCTTGACAAGACCTCTTTCTGGAACGATCCaaggttattattattattattattgccATCCATCTCTCACTCAGAGCTTCTTTTGCTTCTCTTGAAAGTTGTTGATGGGTGTTCTTATGTGAGCAGTGAGTTCAAAGACATATTCGATGTGGATCACTTCATAACTTCTTTGAGAGATGAAGTTCGTATACTTAAAGAGGTTCCTCCAAGGCTTAAGAGAAGGGTTGAGCTCGGTGTATACCACACCATGCCTCCTATCAGCTGGTCCAACATGTCCTACTACCAAGACCAGGTTctttatgagattttttttttcctttactGGAAAATGGTTTCTCATAGCTTCTTGTAATTAATCTTTTGAAAACAGATTCTTCCCTTGGTGAAGAAGCATAAGGTCTTACAACTGAACAAGACCGATACTCGACTTGCTAATAACGAACTCCCTGTTGAGGTCCAGAAGCTGAGATGCAGAGTAAACTTCAACGGGCTCAGGTTTACTCCAAAGATTGAGGAACTAGGTAGAAGAGTAGTCAAGATTCTGAGGGAGAAAGGTCCCTTTCTGGTTCTCCATCTCAGATACGAAATGGATATGTTGGCCTTCTCTGGTTGCTCCCATGGTTGCAACCGCTACGAAGAGGAAGAGCTCACAAGAATGAGGTTAATAAAACAACATTTCATCTTACTGTTAACAGTTGATCATGATATTGATGTTTTATCATTTGCTTAGATATGCTTATCCATGGTGGAAGGAGAAAGTAATAGACTCAGAGTTGAAGAGGAAAGAAGGTCTTTGTCCACTGACTCCAGAAGAAACAGCTCTGACACTATCTGCCTTGGGGATTGACCGTAATGTTCAGATTTACATAGCTGCAGGAGAGATATACGGTGGTAAAAGGAGGTTAAAGGTTTTAACAGACGTCTTTCCAAATGTGGTTAGtagcaaaagaaaaagcaaGAGCTTATTGTCTGAAAGATTCACTCGTAGTGTCAGTAACTGATGGATCTTTGATGAAAAAACAGGTGAGGAAAGAAACTCTGCTTGATTCTTCTGATTTGAGTTTCTGTAAGAACCATTCTTCTCAAATGGCTGCTCTTGATTACCTCATCTCTCTCGAAAGTGACATATTCGTTCCTACTTATTATGGGAACATGGCTAAAGTCGTGGAAGGTCATCGCAGGTGAATGAATCATTATATCATTGTTTTAATCTAAAGTATTAAGACCATAAAATGTTTCTTTCATCAATGGCTAATAATGTACTTACTCTCTACATACAGGTTCTTGGGGTTCAAGAAAACGATTGAGCTAAACAGGAAGTTTTTGGTTAATCTAATAGATGAATACTACCAAGGAATGTTGAGCTGGGAAGTGTTTTCGACCACGGTGAAGGCCTTTCACGCTACAAGAATGGGAGGTCCCAAGAAGCGGCTTGTGATTCCTAATAGACCTAAAGAAGAAGACTACTTCTATGCTAATCCATACGAATGTCTTCAGCTGTTACATGAGAATGAAAATGCTGATTCAGTTGATGAAACCAAATGATCAGAGCCACCACCATTGTCATCTCTGTTAGATATGGGTGATGCAGGACATACATGGATGGGTGAATAATGGAGTTATCTACGGAGACTGTATATCAATCTCAGTTAGGGTTTTCTGGTGTACAAAAGACTTCTGAAGAGCTTCCTTGCATGAGAAGATAGATCGAAGCTTTCATTGTGAAGTTTCCATCCTTtggcatcatcatcatccatggTCTTGCAGTTTTGGTGGCTGgagaataaaattttaaaatgcaaTGTATAATTATGTTACacattattataattattatttataattatttgagaTAATAAATaagtattatatttaaattttcttgcaATTGTTgtttatatttgaataaaattacACTGAACGGTAAGAATAAAATTAGATTGTCACTCTCACGGAACATTTAAACTCAAACAGAAAACTATATAGTTAGGTTGCCACAAAACTACATAGCATAAAAGGTCCCCACGGCTCTggtaaaatcatttttaataattttatttgcaACCATTGATGTCTTTGAATAAAAAGAACTTGGCTTGTATAAATAGATTGCcaccaaatatataaaagaaaactcCTTGTTATAGACGTGATTTGGAATATACTTATCATCATTTGGTCCCCCATGGAGGCTTTTGTAGTGTATCTTCTTCATGTCTCATCAATCACTTTCTATTCAGAAATCGATATAGCCATTGGAATACTGATATTGGCCTACCTATAGATACaagtagggctgggcaaaaaatccgaacccgaaaaatcgaaccgaatccgatccgaaaaagtaacaccgaacccgaatggaaattgattaaatatccgaacgggtctaaaattttggtatttaaagaaccaaaaccgaacccgatccgaaccgaaatattttggatacccgaatgtatccgaaataaatttatatacttaaatatatacattatttttatatataatgtatattaaaaatattaaaaatatataagatacctttaagttttccaaaatactcggaaaatatatgcaaatagtcaaaagtaaatgtttaaaatagctaaagtatactgaaaacaccaaaatagttaaatatctattgattctttatccaaatattcaaagaaaactaatttatatgttaaattaaggtatttgacatatatgttatgaaaatttatatgtaatatattatctttcttatagattttaaaaatttaaagtatataatgaattttgaaaatttaaaaacattttaaatgggttaaccgaacccgaaccgaacccgcaaagatccaaaccgaagccgaaccaaaatttagaaatatccgaatagggttgaaatctttgaccccgaaaacccgaaacccgaatggactgaaccgaaatccaaatgggtacccgaacgcc is part of the Raphanus sativus cultivar WK10039 chromosome 5, ASM80110v3, whole genome shotgun sequence genome and harbors:
- the LOC108863447 gene encoding rhamnogalacturonan I rhamnosyltransferase 1 isoform X1, with protein sequence MCKAEKSLYQRKLWEMKVKFLGGGDSSKIDKFKNSLVSKSRMSLWMIRAMTVLLLWSCFVHLVAVGGMWGPRLLKGWPSCFNHHHDFPMAAAAQELASLPIKIALPPKRIYHNNGYLMVSCNGGLNQMRAAICDMVTIARYMNVTLIVPELDKTSFWNDPRLLLLLLLPSISHSELLLLLLKVVDGCSYVSSEFKDIFDVDHFITSLRDEVRILKEVPPRLKRRVELGVYHTMPPISWSNMSYYQDQILPLVKKHKVLQLNKTDTRLANNELPVEVQKLRCRVNFNGLRFTPKIEELGRRVVKILREKGPFLVLHLRYEMDMLAFSGCSHGCNRYEEEELTRMRYAYPWWKEKVIDSELKRKEGLCPLTPEETALTLSALGIDRNVQIYIAAGEIYGGKRRLKVLTDVFPNVVRKETLLDSSDLSFCKNHSSQMAALDYLISLESDIFVPTYYGNMAKVVEGHRRFLGFKKTIELNRKFLVNLIDEYYQGMLSWEVFSTTVKAFHATRMGGPKKRLVIPNRPKEEDYFYANPYECLQLLHENENADSVDETK
- the LOC108863447 gene encoding rhamnogalacturonan I rhamnosyltransferase 1 isoform X2; this translates as MCKAEKSLYQRKLWEMKVKFLGGGDSSKIDKFKNSLVSKSRMSLWMIRAMTVLLLWSCFVHLVAVGGMWGPRLLKGWPSCFNHHHDFPMAAAAQELASLPIKIALPPKRIYHNNGYLMVSCNGGLNQMRAAICDMVTIARYMNVTLIVPELDKTSFWNDPSEFKDIFDVDHFITSLRDEVRILKEVPPRLKRRVELGVYHTMPPISWSNMSYYQDQILPLVKKHKVLQLNKTDTRLANNELPVEVQKLRCRVNFNGLRFTPKIEELGRRVVKILREKGPFLVLHLRYEMDMLAFSGCSHGCNRYEEEELTRMRYAYPWWKEKVIDSELKRKEGLCPLTPEETALTLSALGIDRNVQIYIAAGEIYGGKRRLKVLTDVFPNVVRKETLLDSSDLSFCKNHSSQMAALDYLISLESDIFVPTYYGNMAKVVEGHRRFLGFKKTIELNRKFLVNLIDEYYQGMLSWEVFSTTVKAFHATRMGGPKKRLVIPNRPKEEDYFYANPYECLQLLHENENADSVDETK